In one window of Polaromonas naphthalenivorans CJ2 DNA:
- a CDS encoding RNA-directed DNA polymerase encodes MSDHEDLWGAEGILGFPINCNAVLAHLKQDMRDDWFFDAIQYKDLLSTKKDLKSTLSHLLLEGNGSYTGDNRIVYDIPKKGLGIRYALETDFYDRFIYQAVCSYLIPFFDPLLSHRVLGHRYNKNRLEEKYLFKNRIELWKTFEGVTYTAFRDKKALLATDLINYFENITTEKIKEAFESKLPNIHASGKEKLKIRNAITTLCDLLVKWSYSEKHGLPQNRDSSSFIANMVLNDIDHEMKRRGYDYYRYVDDIKIICDSPRHARKILSELIKELRKVGMNINSSKTKVLTAEEKPDVLAEFFPNTDDRSTAIDNMWRSKSRRVITRSVPLICEMLKECIDKKESQSRQFRFAVNRLSMLVEAEIFDVKSEIAQSLVKIITDTLEEQPASTDQYCRILSILDLDPESLLEIEKYIANDARSIHQWQNYHLWFMLAKKKYKSDLLTMAAKDRIRNTPLSAEIPAIFIYLYCTEGSDAIKEFIPLFSNDWPYQHKRHLLFAAKNLSKEDLRPLVDHISTKIKTTIQRASPYFLSDGTPLLSIEKVNLFELYDNVNPYD; translated from the coding sequence TTGAGCGATCACGAAGATTTGTGGGGCGCTGAGGGAATATTAGGATTTCCTATAAATTGCAACGCAGTGCTTGCACACCTAAAACAAGACATGAGGGATGATTGGTTTTTTGACGCCATTCAATATAAAGATCTCCTATCGACAAAAAAAGATCTCAAGAGCACATTATCTCACCTCCTACTCGAAGGAAACGGTTCATATACAGGAGATAACAGAATAGTGTACGACATACCAAAAAAAGGGCTTGGTATACGATACGCACTAGAGACAGATTTCTATGACAGATTTATTTATCAAGCTGTATGCTCTTATCTGATTCCATTCTTTGACCCTCTACTCTCACATAGAGTACTAGGACATCGATACAACAAAAACAGGCTTGAAGAAAAATATTTATTCAAAAATAGAATCGAACTTTGGAAAACATTTGAAGGAGTAACATATACTGCCTTCAGAGACAAAAAAGCTTTACTCGCAACTGACCTGATAAATTACTTCGAAAATATAACAACAGAAAAAATAAAAGAAGCATTCGAAAGTAAGCTGCCAAACATCCACGCCAGCGGCAAGGAAAAATTAAAAATACGCAATGCTATAACTACACTTTGTGACTTATTAGTAAAATGGAGTTACAGTGAAAAACATGGTCTTCCACAAAATAGAGATTCATCTTCATTTATCGCGAACATGGTATTAAACGATATAGATCATGAAATGAAGCGACGGGGTTATGACTATTATCGTTATGTAGACGATATAAAAATAATATGCGATTCCCCTCGACATGCACGCAAAATATTATCTGAATTAATTAAAGAACTACGTAAAGTTGGGATGAACATAAATTCATCAAAAACAAAAGTTCTAACGGCAGAGGAAAAACCTGATGTATTAGCAGAATTCTTCCCTAACACCGATGATAGAAGTACAGCCATAGACAATATGTGGCGATCAAAAAGTCGCAGAGTGATTACTAGATCTGTGCCATTAATTTGTGAAATGCTCAAAGAATGCATTGACAAGAAAGAAAGTCAATCAAGACAGTTTAGATTCGCAGTCAATCGGTTGAGCATGCTTGTTGAAGCTGAAATATTCGATGTCAAATCAGAAATAGCGCAATCTCTTGTAAAAATAATAACTGATACGCTGGAAGAGCAGCCAGCATCGACTGATCAATACTGTCGAATATTGTCAATATTAGACTTAGATCCAGAATCCTTACTGGAAATAGAAAAATACATTGCGAACGACGCGCGATCAATTCATCAATGGCAAAATTACCATTTATGGTTCATGCTTGCTAAGAAAAAATACAAGTCAGACCTTCTGACAATGGCAGCAAAAGATCGAATACGGAATACACCACTTTCAGCCGAAATACCTGCAATATTTATATATCTATACTGCACAGAAGGAAGTGATGCTATTAAGGAGTTTATTCCTCTCTTTTCAAACGATTGGCCATATCAGCACAAGAGGCATCTTCTTTTCGCTGCAAAAAACTTATCAAAAGAAGATCTGCGGCCATTAGTAGACCACATCTCGACAAAAATCAAAACAACAATACAAAGAGCATCTCCATACTTTTTATCTGATGGAACACCTCTCCTTTCAATAGAAAAAGTTAATCTTTTTGAACTGTATGACAATGTCAATCCATACGATTAA
- a CDS encoding DNA polymerase → MKKVLLFSKDFADQGGDKYYIWNNQNLTEKSAAEICDENDQIICHDYWLIAPSIVKKECRLPCNVIDIHEFSIAISGIKQNRKIRERGEIRDFLKKIPKIAHLEAEAEAEAEAEAATISAYLDIFYKKKPLNLQILTDVAKIIQVRWLELEKLAESLGELQRQNEVEIPIFNILHKNITPGIRINQENLREHKKDIEYEYYKTLKDFSNKYDLPLEDPNDQTVIDYLEYRDFDFSGISVDYMLQFVPTPDGFAEAVINLRKISASRHLLSALTLSKKYSTPVIDLFGSITSRIYFKDPVFQNISKRHRDVICPNGSNLLSYVDYDQFEVGVMAALSEDEILLSLYSGEDLYESLLEQLFGEKNQRKFAKRLFLSYAYGMKLNRISDAAHAKGVERGKVKEFFRKLTTFEKWKADLQEQFHKNGCISTSEGNFLRRNVTGQLSEKEKRSCISQVVQGTASLIFKKALLALDKIDGFRILVPMHDAVLVEHSAHLDPALLVDVFSQVMTDHFGGKIKGKASLEKFFLPKVGN, encoded by the coding sequence ATGAAAAAAGTCTTACTCTTTTCCAAAGATTTCGCTGATCAGGGAGGTGATAAATACTATATTTGGAACAATCAAAACTTAACTGAAAAATCGGCAGCGGAAATATGTGATGAAAATGACCAAATTATTTGTCATGATTACTGGTTAATTGCTCCAAGCATCGTAAAAAAGGAATGTCGATTACCATGTAATGTCATTGACATCCATGAATTTAGTATTGCAATATCGGGAATAAAGCAAAACCGAAAAATTCGTGAACGTGGAGAAATCCGCGATTTTCTAAAGAAAATACCAAAGATAGCGCACCTAGAAGCAGAAGCAGAAGCAGAAGCAGAAGCAGAAGCAGCAACCATATCAGCTTACTTAGATATTTTTTACAAGAAAAAACCACTGAATTTGCAAATTTTGACTGATGTGGCCAAAATAATTCAAGTTCGATGGCTAGAACTCGAAAAGCTTGCTGAATCTCTTGGGGAGCTTCAAAGACAGAATGAGGTTGAAATTCCGATCTTTAACATTCTTCATAAAAACATTACACCCGGTATTAGAATAAATCAAGAAAATCTAAGAGAGCATAAAAAAGATATCGAATACGAATACTACAAGACGCTTAAGGATTTCTCCAATAAATATGATCTTCCACTTGAAGATCCTAACGATCAAACCGTTATAGATTATCTAGAATATCGAGATTTTGATTTCTCAGGTATTTCTGTTGATTATATGTTGCAGTTTGTTCCCACTCCTGATGGCTTCGCAGAAGCTGTAATCAATTTAAGAAAAATAAGTGCATCCCGACATCTACTTTCTGCTCTAACTTTATCAAAAAAATACTCAACCCCTGTAATTGACTTGTTCGGCTCGATAACTTCAAGAATTTACTTTAAAGATCCAGTATTTCAAAATATATCTAAACGGCATCGCGATGTTATTTGTCCAAATGGAAGCAATTTATTGTCGTACGTGGATTACGATCAATTTGAAGTTGGGGTAATGGCAGCGCTTTCTGAGGATGAAATATTGCTTTCACTATACTCAGGAGAAGACCTATACGAATCACTTTTAGAGCAATTATTCGGTGAAAAAAATCAAAGAAAGTTTGCAAAAAGGCTCTTCCTTTCTTATGCATACGGAATGAAATTAAATAGAATTTCCGATGCCGCACATGCTAAAGGTGTTGAAAGGGGAAAAGTAAAGGAATTTTTTCGGAAACTTACAACCTTTGAAAAATGGAAGGCAGATTTGCAAGAACAATTCCATAAGAATGGATGCATCAGCACTTCAGAGGGTAATTTTCTTAGGAGAAATGTCACTGGCCAGCTATCAGAAAAGGAAAAAAGATCCTGCATTAGTCAAGTTGTACAAGGGACTGCCTCTCTAATCTTCAAAAAGGCTCTCCTTGCTCTGGATAAGATAGATGGGTTTCGCATACTTGTACCTATGCACGATGCTGTACTGGTTGAGCATTCAGCCCACCTCGATCCCGCGTTATTAGTAGATGTTTTCAGTCAAGTTATGACAGATCACTTTGGGGGAAAAATAAAAGGCAAAGCTTCTTTAGAGAAGTTTTTTTTGCCCAAGGTTGGAAACTAA
- a CDS encoding recombinase family protein, which produces MTGQNVGYVRVSTIIQNTARQLDGVSLHKIFEDKASGKNVDRPQLTACLAHLREGDTLHVHSMDRLCRNLDDLRRIVKDLTSRGVLVRFHKEGLSFTGEDSPMSNLLLSMLGAVAEFERSIILERQREGIQIAKVEGKYKGRKASLTKERVLELQRRAGAGEKKTVLAREFGVSRETVYTYLNTEKSASVG; this is translated from the coding sequence ATGACAGGTCAAAATGTTGGATACGTTCGTGTTTCGACCATCATCCAAAATACCGCCCGACAACTGGATGGTGTTTCCCTTCATAAAATTTTCGAAGACAAAGCATCCGGGAAAAATGTTGACCGACCACAATTGACAGCATGCCTTGCCCATCTGCGCGAAGGTGACACGCTTCACGTTCACTCAATGGACCGCCTCTGTCGCAATCTTGATGACCTTCGCCGCATTGTCAAAGACCTGACCAGCCGTGGAGTCTTGGTCAGATTTCACAAAGAAGGTCTTTCATTCACGGGTGAAGATTCGCCCATGTCAAATCTGCTGTTGTCGATGCTGGGTGCCGTTGCCGAATTCGAACGGTCCATCATCCTTGAACGTCAGCGTGAGGGCATCCAAATTGCAAAGGTCGAGGGTAAGTACAAAGGTCGAAAAGCTTCGCTGACCAAAGAGCGGGTTCTTGAACTTCAGCGTCGTGCTGGTGCTGGAGAGAAAAAGACTGTCCTTGCTCGGGAGTTCGGAGTCAGCCGGGAAACCGTGTACACGTATCTAAATACTGAGAAATCAGCCAGTGTCGGGTAA
- a CDS encoding BAR domain-containing protein — protein sequence MPIVAVFIPLLTSAAGAASAAAAAAAAAASGAAAAAAAAAAAAAAAGTAIGAAAASVGTAAVGAIGSTAVGSAALGAASTASAAVASAGTALAGTAVGTAVTGAATTVGGIAATAVSSTVNLIGVQGVYTSIGVASAYTGSNVLDGFKNMTEADSVIEKARQDYSKAVNELETKKIETTAKLIKLNEHKLVIYSTHIKNAVNIFKKIISTKEKSTDFYDKNKLGALFDKSELDVMSTTAYEASDILRQVKSGLSLTSAASTGTLAFMGQFGIASTGTAISTLSGAAATNATLAALGGGAIASGGGGMALGSTVLGGVTVLPAAIVMSWRYAKTAEKSLTLAHKQYADTKIEIENIIIQFNILKQGVDIRIEELNSTLRKLGEICKNKILPNLNTVYLAKKNSEGNISFESCTNDEKSTIALSAHFIRELNSIMRVKVLDENGNPSETSKDILSKIKADSKMSEEA from the coding sequence ATGCCAATAGTTGCAGTTTTTATTCCATTACTTACATCGGCTGCTGGTGCTGCAAGTGCAGCAGCAGCGGCGGCGGCCGCCGCCGCATCAGGGGCAGCAGCAGCAGCAGCAGCAGCGGCAGCAGCGGCAGCAGCGGCGGGAACAGCCATAGGTGCAGCAGCAGCTTCAGTTGGAACAGCAGCAGTAGGGGCAATTGGAAGTACGGCTGTAGGCTCCGCAGCATTGGGTGCTGCATCAACAGCGTCTGCCGCAGTAGCAAGTGCAGGAACAGCATTAGCTGGTACAGCGGTAGGAACAGCAGTTACCGGCGCAGCTACTACAGTAGGAGGAATAGCTGCAACTGCTGTATCGTCAACTGTAAATTTGATTGGTGTACAAGGCGTTTATACATCAATAGGTGTTGCATCAGCTTATACAGGCTCAAATGTCTTAGATGGCTTTAAGAATATGACTGAAGCTGATTCAGTTATCGAAAAAGCAAGACAGGATTATTCTAAAGCCGTAAATGAATTAGAAACCAAAAAAATTGAAACAACAGCTAAACTTATTAAGTTAAATGAACATAAGTTAGTAATATATTCAACTCATATAAAAAATGCTGTAAATATTTTTAAAAAAATAATATCAACTAAAGAAAAATCTACTGATTTCTATGATAAAAATAAATTAGGCGCTTTGTTTGATAAATCGGAGCTCGATGTAATGAGCACCACAGCATATGAAGCAAGTGATATTTTAAGACAAGTTAAAAGTGGTTTGAGTTTGACTAGTGCTGCATCAACTGGAACGCTCGCATTCATGGGTCAATTTGGAATCGCTTCTACTGGTACAGCAATTTCTACACTTAGTGGTGCAGCAGCTACCAATGCAACGCTAGCAGCGTTAGGTGGGGGTGCAATAGCCTCCGGTGGAGGAGGAATGGCTTTAGGCTCAACCGTTCTAGGAGGCGTTACTGTTTTACCCGCTGCCATTGTTATGTCGTGGAGATATGCTAAAACTGCAGAAAAATCTTTGACGTTAGCTCATAAACAATATGCCGATACAAAAATAGAAATTGAGAACATTATAATTCAGTTTAATATTCTTAAACAAGGCGTTGATATAAGAATTGAAGAGCTAAACAGTACGTTAAGAAAATTAGGAGAAATATGCAAAAATAAAATTTTGCCAAATTTAAATACTGTTTATTTGGCAAAAAAGAATAGCGAAGGAAATATTTCTTTTGAATCATGTACTAATGATGAAAAATCTACAATTGCGTTGTCTGCACATTTCATACGCGAACTAAATTCAATTATGCGCGTAAAAGTACTTGATGAAAATGGAAATCCAAGCGAAACATCTAAGGATATTCTTTCAAAGATAAAAGCAGATTCTAAGATGAGTGAGGAAGCATGA